One Engraulis encrasicolus isolate BLACKSEA-1 chromosome 5, IST_EnEncr_1.0, whole genome shotgun sequence DNA segment encodes these proteins:
- the tpbgl gene encoding trophoblast glycoprotein-like isoform X1 has product MRNCVIILCVVLGPFLCSAECPSGCQCSETSTAVQCVSLDLRSVPEDIPGYTRHLVITGNFIPRIGHDSFKMLDNVTDLVLSNNGITEIASHAFSALAMLRSLNLNGNQLALIHPEAFSVAGSPLQHLSLCNSLYNHTSLTDLITAFRWGGLGSLRSLDLSENSLVLLPPGMFAPLPKLKHLRLGNNSLVALYNSTFSGVELLEEVDLTGNRFTVFSEEGLRELESLEKARLLLGRNPYACTCGTEEFASWLNSSKVRVGDAQKLRCASPGEMQHVAVQTLTRRALGCERTGERAMDEVDGLSLHTSYVLLGLVCGFVGMVFCFVLYLNRKGINNWVTEMRDACQDMLEGYQYRYEMDSDPRLRQVSANGKVQQTNKQDAARQIPTDKSSVTQIPADVAV; this is encoded by the exons ATGCGCAACTGTGTTATAATACTGTGTGTGGTCCTTGGACCGTTTTTATGCTCCGCTGAATGTCCATCGGGGTGTCAGTGTTCCGAAACGTCCACAGCAGTGCAGTGTGTTTCCCTTGATCTCCGATCTGTGCCAGAAGACATCCCGGGATATACTAGACACCTGGTCATCACGGGGAACTTCATTCCAAGGATTGGGCACGACTCTTTTAAAATGTTGGATAATGTCACGGACTTGGTATTAAGCAACAATGG GATCACCGAGATAGCATCACACGCTTTCTCCGCCCTGGCCATGCTGCGTTCCTTAAACCTCAATGGCAACCAGCTCGCCCTCATACACCCGGAGGCTTTCTCCGTAGCGGGCAGCCCCCTGCAACACCTCAGCCTCTGCAACTCCCTCTACAATCACACCTCACTCACCGACCTCATCACCGCCTTCCGCTGGGGTGGACTGGGGAGTCTCCGCAGTCTGGACCTCTCTGAGAATAGCCTGGTCCTGCTGCCCCCGGGGATGTTCGCCCCTCTGCCCAAACTCAAGCACCTGAGGCTGGGCAACAACTCCCTGGTGGCCTTGTACAACAGCACTTTCTCCGGCGTGGAGCTTCTAGAGGAGGTGGACCTGACCGGTAACCGGTTCACAGTATTCAGCGAGGAGGGGCTGAGAGAGTTGGAGAGTTTGGAGAAGGCACGGTTACTGCTGGGGCGCAACCCATACGCGTGCACCTGCGGTACCGAGGAGTTCGCGAGCTGGCTGAACAGTTCCAAAGTCAGAGTTGGCGACGCGCAGAAGCTGCGCTGTGCCTCGCCGGGAGAGATGCAGCACGTGGCCGTGCAGACTCTCaccaggagggccctgggctgcGAGCGCACCGGCGAGAGGGCGATGGACGAGGTGGACGGGCTGAGCCTACATACGTCCTACGTGCTCCTGGGACTGGTGTGTGGGTTCGTGGGCATGGTGTTTTGCTTCGTCCTGTACCTGAATCGGAAAGGCATCAATAACTGGGTTACGGAGATGCGAGACGCTTGTCAAGACATGCTGGAGGGCTACCAGTATCGATACGAGATGGATTCGGACCCTAGACTCAGACAAGTTTCAGCTAATGGAAAAGTACAGCAGACGAACAAGCAGGATGCTGCGCGCCAAATACCAACCGACAAGTCATCTGTGACACAAATACCTGCTGATGTTGCAGTGTAG
- the tmem222a gene encoding transmembrane protein 222a, with translation MADVSEVDAMKNFHGGFEKIDKEMSRYPYCIVWTPIPVLTWFLPFIGHMGICTSSGIIRDFAGPYFVSEDNMAFGRPTKYWKLDVNKVYASSPNAWDMAVHDASEEYKHRMHNLCCDNCHSHVAMALNLMRYDNCSSWNMVKLCLLTLIYSKHVSFVGFLKTWLPFLMLVGVVVTIALAFNLR, from the exons ATGGCGGATGTGTCAGAAGTAGACGCAATGAAGAATTTTCACGGAGGTTTCGAGAAAATAGACAAAGAAATGAGCCGATATCCGTATTGTATTGTTTGGACACCTATTCCAGTCCTAAC GTGGTTCTTGCCTTTCATCGGTCACATGGGAATATGCACATCCAGTGGAATTATTCGTGACTTTGCAGGACCATACTTTGTATCT GAAGATAACATGGCTTTTGGAAGACCGACCAA GTACTGGAAACTAGATGTCAACAAGGTGTACGCTTCAAGCCCCAATGCCTGGGACATGGCAGTACATGATGCATCAGAAGAGTACAAGCACAGAATG CACAACTTGTGTTGTGACAACTGCCACTCCCATGTTGCCATGGCCCTGAACCTGATGCGCTACGACAACTGCTCCTCCTGGAACATGGTCAAGCTCTGTCTGCTCACACTCATCTACAGCAAAcacgtcag ctTCGTGGGGTTCCTGAAGACTTGGCTGCCCTTCCTGATGCTGGTTGGCGTGGTGGTGACCATCGCCCTGGCATTCAACCTCCGGTAA
- the tpbgl gene encoding trophoblast glycoprotein-like isoform X2: MLDNVTDLVLSNNGITEIASHAFSALAMLRSLNLNGNQLALIHPEAFSVAGSPLQHLSLCNSLYNHTSLTDLITAFRWGGLGSLRSLDLSENSLVLLPPGMFAPLPKLKHLRLGNNSLVALYNSTFSGVELLEEVDLTGNRFTVFSEEGLRELESLEKARLLLGRNPYACTCGTEEFASWLNSSKVRVGDAQKLRCASPGEMQHVAVQTLTRRALGCERTGERAMDEVDGLSLHTSYVLLGLVCGFVGMVFCFVLYLNRKGINNWVTEMRDACQDMLEGYQYRYEMDSDPRLRQVSANGKVQQTNKQDAARQIPTDKSSVTQIPADVAV, from the exons ATGTTGGATAATGTCACGGACTTGGTATTAAGCAACAATGG GATCACCGAGATAGCATCACACGCTTTCTCCGCCCTGGCCATGCTGCGTTCCTTAAACCTCAATGGCAACCAGCTCGCCCTCATACACCCGGAGGCTTTCTCCGTAGCGGGCAGCCCCCTGCAACACCTCAGCCTCTGCAACTCCCTCTACAATCACACCTCACTCACCGACCTCATCACCGCCTTCCGCTGGGGTGGACTGGGGAGTCTCCGCAGTCTGGACCTCTCTGAGAATAGCCTGGTCCTGCTGCCCCCGGGGATGTTCGCCCCTCTGCCCAAACTCAAGCACCTGAGGCTGGGCAACAACTCCCTGGTGGCCTTGTACAACAGCACTTTCTCCGGCGTGGAGCTTCTAGAGGAGGTGGACCTGACCGGTAACCGGTTCACAGTATTCAGCGAGGAGGGGCTGAGAGAGTTGGAGAGTTTGGAGAAGGCACGGTTACTGCTGGGGCGCAACCCATACGCGTGCACCTGCGGTACCGAGGAGTTCGCGAGCTGGCTGAACAGTTCCAAAGTCAGAGTTGGCGACGCGCAGAAGCTGCGCTGTGCCTCGCCGGGAGAGATGCAGCACGTGGCCGTGCAGACTCTCaccaggagggccctgggctgcGAGCGCACCGGCGAGAGGGCGATGGACGAGGTGGACGGGCTGAGCCTACATACGTCCTACGTGCTCCTGGGACTGGTGTGTGGGTTCGTGGGCATGGTGTTTTGCTTCGTCCTGTACCTGAATCGGAAAGGCATCAATAACTGGGTTACGGAGATGCGAGACGCTTGTCAAGACATGCTGGAGGGCTACCAGTATCGATACGAGATGGATTCGGACCCTAGACTCAGACAAGTTTCAGCTAATGGAAAAGTACAGCAGACGAACAAGCAGGATGCTGCGCGCCAAATACCAACCGACAAGTCATCTGTGACACAAATACCTGCTGATGTTGCAGTGTAG